One region of Populus trichocarpa isolate Nisqually-1 chromosome 4, P.trichocarpa_v4.1, whole genome shotgun sequence genomic DNA includes:
- the LOC18097620 gene encoding 14-3-3-like protein A isoform X1, protein MSPTESSREEHVYMAKLAEQAERYEEMVEFMEKVAKTVDSEELTVEERNLLSVAYKNVIGARRASWRIISSIEQKEESRGNEDHVTIIKEYRGKIEAELSKICDGILNLLESHLVPSASSAESKVFYLKMKGDYHRYLAEFKTGAERKEAAESTLLAYKSAQDIALTELAPTHPIRLGLALNFSVFYYEILNSPDRACNLAKQAFDEAISELDTLGEESYKDSTLIMQLLRDNLTLWTSDITVSLSLSLSHIHILSPRLHTCTPICTFV, encoded by the exons atgtCGCCAACTGAATCATCACGTGAAGAGCATGTTTACATGGCCAAGTTGGCCGAACAGGCTGAACGTTATGAAGAAATGGTGGAGTTTATGGAGAAAGTTGCAAAGACAGTTGATTCGGAGGAGCTAACTGTGGAGGAAAGGAACTTGCTCTCCGTAGCCTACAAAAATGTCATTGGAGCTAGGAGGGCTTCTTGGAGGATCATATCTTCCATTGAGCAGAAGGAAGAGAGCAGAGGAAATGAAGATCATGTCACAATCATCAAGGAGTACAGGGGCAAAATTGAAGCTGAGCTCAGCAAGATCTGTGACGGAATCTTGAACCTCCTTGAGTCGCATCTTGTTCCCTCTGCCTCATCTGCTGAGTCCAAGGTATTTTACCTCAAGATGAAGGGTGATTACCATAGGTATCTTGCTGAGTTCAAGACGGGGGCTGAGAGGAAGGAAGCTGCTGAGAGCACTTTGTTGGCTTACAAGTCTGCTCAG GATATTGCACTTACTGAACTGGCTCCTACTCACCCAATAAGGCTTGGGCTTGCTCTTAACTTCTCTGTCTTCTACTATGAGATCCTTAACTCTCCTGATCGTGCTTGCAATCTTGCCAAGCAG GCTTTTGACGAGGCTATTTCTGAGCTGGATACATTGGGTGAGGAGTCTTACAAGGACAGCACATTGATCATGCAACTTCTCCGAGATAATCTGACACTCTGGACCTCTGATATcacggtctctctctctctctctctctctcatattcATATTCTTTCCCCAAGGTTGCACACGTGCACACCCATTTGCACATTTGTGTAA
- the LOC18097620 gene encoding 14-3-3-like protein A isoform X2, protein MSPTESSREEHVYMAKLAEQAERYEEMVEFMEKVAKTVDSEELTVEERNLLSVAYKNVIGARRASWRIISSIEQKEESRGNEDHVTIIKEYRGKIEAELSKICDGILNLLESHLVPSASSAESKVFYLKMKGDYHRYLAEFKTGAERKEAAESTLLAYKSAQDIALTELAPTHPIRLGLALNFSVFYYEILNSPDRACNLAKQAFDEAISELDTLGEESYKDSTLIMQLLRDNLTLWTSDITDDADEIKEASKRESGEGPQ, encoded by the exons atgtCGCCAACTGAATCATCACGTGAAGAGCATGTTTACATGGCCAAGTTGGCCGAACAGGCTGAACGTTATGAAGAAATGGTGGAGTTTATGGAGAAAGTTGCAAAGACAGTTGATTCGGAGGAGCTAACTGTGGAGGAAAGGAACTTGCTCTCCGTAGCCTACAAAAATGTCATTGGAGCTAGGAGGGCTTCTTGGAGGATCATATCTTCCATTGAGCAGAAGGAAGAGAGCAGAGGAAATGAAGATCATGTCACAATCATCAAGGAGTACAGGGGCAAAATTGAAGCTGAGCTCAGCAAGATCTGTGACGGAATCTTGAACCTCCTTGAGTCGCATCTTGTTCCCTCTGCCTCATCTGCTGAGTCCAAGGTATTTTACCTCAAGATGAAGGGTGATTACCATAGGTATCTTGCTGAGTTCAAGACGGGGGCTGAGAGGAAGGAAGCTGCTGAGAGCACTTTGTTGGCTTACAAGTCTGCTCAG GATATTGCACTTACTGAACTGGCTCCTACTCACCCAATAAGGCTTGGGCTTGCTCTTAACTTCTCTGTCTTCTACTATGAGATCCTTAACTCTCCTGATCGTGCTTGCAATCTTGCCAAGCAG GCTTTTGACGAGGCTATTTCTGAGCTGGATACATTGGGTGAGGAGTCTTACAAGGACAGCACATTGATCATGCAACTTCTCCGAGATAATCTGACACTCTGGACCTCTGATATcacg GATGATGCGGACGAGATCAAGGAAGCATCAAAACGTGAATCCGGCGAGGGGCCGCAGTGA
- the LOC7494560 gene encoding ultraviolet-B receptor UVR8 isoform X2, whose amino-acid sequence MATESSVIAWGSGEDGQLGIGNNEDKEWVCVVKALEPYKVRSVVAGSRNSLAICDDGKLFTWGWNQRGTLGHPPETKTENIPSQVKALANVNIVQAAIGGWHCLAVDDQGRAYSWGGNEYGQCGEEPERKNDTGRPLRRDIVIPQRCASNLVVRQVAAGGTHSVVLTREGHVWTWGQPWPPGDIKQISVPVRVQGLERVRLIAVGAFHNLALQEDGTLWAWGNNEYGQLGTGDTQPRSQPILVQGLSGLNLVDIAAGGWHSTALTDDGEVYGWGRGEHGRMGFGDNDKSSKMVPQKVNLLAGEDIIQVSCGGTHSVALTRDGQMFSVSIISSFYSNGNDMIYGWSAVFVHHRVWSR is encoded by the exons ATGGCAACCGAGTCCTCTGTGATTGCCTG GGGATCGGGCGAGGATGGCCAACTAGGGATAGGGAACAACGAAGACAAAGAATGGGTTTGCGTTGTCAAAGCTCTCGAGCCTTACAAAGTTCGCTCTGTTGTTGCTGGAAGTCGCAACTCTCTTGCCATTTGTGATGATGgcaag TTGTTTACTTGGGGTTGGAACCAAAGAGGGACATTAGGACATCCACCAGAGACCAAAACCGAGAACATTCCTAGCCAGGTCAAGGCTCTTGCTAATGTCAACATTGTTCag gCGGCTATTGGTGGCTGGCATTGTTTGGCTGTTGATGATCAAGGACGTGCTTATTCTTGGG GTGGGAACGAATATGGCCAGTGTGGTGAAGAACCTGAGAGGAAAAATGACACTGGGAGGCCTTTGAGAAGGGATATAGTCATCCCCCAACGCTGTGCATCAAACCTTGTAGTTCGCCAg GTAGCTGCTGGGGGTACTCACTCTGTGGTTCTCACACGTGAAGGGCATGTATGGACCTGGGGTCAACCATGGCCTCCTGGAGACAT AAAGCAGATATCTGTCCCTGTGCGGGTACAAGGTCTTGAAAGAGTGAGGCTCATTGCTGTTGGGGCATTTCATAATTTAGCTCTTCAAGAAGATGGAACTTTATGGGCGTGGGGTAATAATGAATATGGACAGCTCGGAACTGGTGATACTCAGCCAAGATCACAACCTATTCTTGTCCAAGGACTTTCTGGTCTCAATTTG GTTGATATTGCTGCTGGTGGATGGCATTCTACTGCATTGACTGATGATGGGGAG GTGTATGGTTGGGGAAGAGGTGAACACGGAAGAATGGGATTTGGAGATAATGACAAGAGCAGTAAAATGGTCCCCCAAAAGGTTAATCTTTTAGCAGGGGAGGACATTATTCAG GTATCTTGTGGCGGGACTCATTCAGTTGCGTTGACACGTGATGGGCAGATGTTTTCCGTAAGTATAATCAGCTCTTTTTATTCCAATGGCAATGACATGATATATGGGTGGAGTGCAGTTTTTGTTCATCATAGAG TTTGGTCGAGGTGA
- the LOC7494560 gene encoding ultraviolet-B receptor UVR8 isoform X1, translated as MATESSVIAWGSGEDGQLGIGNNEDKEWVCVVKALEPYKVRSVVAGSRNSLAICDDGKLFTWGWNQRGTLGHPPETKTENIPSQVKALANVNIVQAAIGGWHCLAVDDQGRAYSWGGNEYGQCGEEPERKNDTGRPLRRDIVIPQRCASNLVVRQVAAGGTHSVVLTREGHVWTWGQPWPPGDIKQISVPVRVQGLERVRLIAVGAFHNLALQEDGTLWAWGNNEYGQLGTGDTQPRSQPILVQGLSGLNLVDIAAGGWHSTALTDDGEVYGWGRGEHGRMGFGDNDKSSKMVPQKVNLLAGEDIIQVSCGGTHSVALTRDGQMFSFGRGDHGRLGYGRNVTTGQPMEVPLDIPPPKKLRDNGDEGHWIAKLVGCGGRHTLAIVEMAGT; from the exons ATGGCAACCGAGTCCTCTGTGATTGCCTG GGGATCGGGCGAGGATGGCCAACTAGGGATAGGGAACAACGAAGACAAAGAATGGGTTTGCGTTGTCAAAGCTCTCGAGCCTTACAAAGTTCGCTCTGTTGTTGCTGGAAGTCGCAACTCTCTTGCCATTTGTGATGATGgcaag TTGTTTACTTGGGGTTGGAACCAAAGAGGGACATTAGGACATCCACCAGAGACCAAAACCGAGAACATTCCTAGCCAGGTCAAGGCTCTTGCTAATGTCAACATTGTTCag gCGGCTATTGGTGGCTGGCATTGTTTGGCTGTTGATGATCAAGGACGTGCTTATTCTTGGG GTGGGAACGAATATGGCCAGTGTGGTGAAGAACCTGAGAGGAAAAATGACACTGGGAGGCCTTTGAGAAGGGATATAGTCATCCCCCAACGCTGTGCATCAAACCTTGTAGTTCGCCAg GTAGCTGCTGGGGGTACTCACTCTGTGGTTCTCACACGTGAAGGGCATGTATGGACCTGGGGTCAACCATGGCCTCCTGGAGACAT AAAGCAGATATCTGTCCCTGTGCGGGTACAAGGTCTTGAAAGAGTGAGGCTCATTGCTGTTGGGGCATTTCATAATTTAGCTCTTCAAGAAGATGGAACTTTATGGGCGTGGGGTAATAATGAATATGGACAGCTCGGAACTGGTGATACTCAGCCAAGATCACAACCTATTCTTGTCCAAGGACTTTCTGGTCTCAATTTG GTTGATATTGCTGCTGGTGGATGGCATTCTACTGCATTGACTGATGATGGGGAG GTGTATGGTTGGGGAAGAGGTGAACACGGAAGAATGGGATTTGGAGATAATGACAAGAGCAGTAAAATGGTCCCCCAAAAGGTTAATCTTTTAGCAGGGGAGGACATTATTCAG GTATCTTGTGGCGGGACTCATTCAGTTGCGTTGACACGTGATGGGCAGATGTTTTCC TTTGGTCGAGGTGACCATGGACGGCTTGGATATGGGAGGAATGTGACTACAGGTCAACCAATGGAAGTGCCATTAGACATCCCGCCTCCTAAAAAACTTCGTGACAATGGAGACGAGGGACACTGGATTGCTAAACTTGTTGGTTGCGGAGGTCGCCATACTTTGGCGATCGTGGAAATGGCAGGGACTTGA